From the Senegalimassilia faecalis genome, one window contains:
- a CDS encoding type II toxin-antitoxin system RelE/ParE family toxin: MEVVPSKRFKKWLLKLRDAEARNLISFRIQTIARLGTLVGDWKSIEGKIFELRFHRGPGYRVYGAIEDDTFLILAAKGAKATQTRDIALAKKLVREWEDEQNV; this comes from the coding sequence ATGGAAGTTGTACCTAGTAAACGATTCAAGAAATGGCTTCTAAAATTACGAGACGCAGAGGCAAGGAACCTCATTTCATTTCGAATTCAAACCATTGCACGGCTTGGCACCCTTGTCGGGGATTGGAAATCAATTGAGGGAAAGATATTCGAGCTCCGTTTTCATCGGGGACCAGGCTATCGCGTCTACGGGGCGATAGAAGATGACACGTTTTTGATTCTTGCCGCCAAAGGAGCGAAAGCAACGCAAACAAGAGATATTGCTCTTGCAAAAAAGCTCGTGCGCGAATGGGAGGATGAGCAGAATGTCTAG
- a CDS encoding addiction module antidote protein, whose amino-acid sequence MSSKFTKWDVSDYLKTEEDYAHYLNAAIEEGDPDLLQMAIGDIARAKGMTSVAEDAGLGRESLYKALRAEANPSFKTIAKVAKALGLKITFVPA is encoded by the coding sequence ATGTCTAGCAAATTCACCAAATGGGATGTTAGCGATTATCTCAAGACCGAAGAGGATTACGCCCATTATCTAAATGCCGCCATCGAGGAAGGCGACCCCGACCTGCTGCAAATGGCTATTGGCGACATCGCGCGCGCTAAGGGGATGACCAGCGTAGCGGAAGACGCGGGACTTGGACGCGAAAGCCTTTACAAAGCCCTGCGCGCCGAAGCGAATCCTTCGTTCAAGACTATCGCGAAGGTGGCGAAAGCTTTGGGGTTGAAAATTACATTTGTGCCGGCATAA